Proteins found in one Streptococcus anginosus subsp. whileyi MAS624 genomic segment:
- a CDS encoding SepM family pheromone-processing serine protease encodes MEKPRNKFKKWPIIAVVGLILLFLSFVVPLPYYIEVPGGAADVRQVLRVDNKEDKEKGSYNFVTVGIQHATFAHLVYAWLTPFTDIYSAKDLTGGTSDKEYMRINQFYMETSQNLAKYQGLKKAGKDITLKYLGVYVLQVTKNSTFKGILNIADTVTGVNDKTFNSSKELIDYVGAQKIGSKVKVNYVEDGQKKSATGKIIKLENGKNGIGISLIDRTEVTSNTPIEFSTAGIGGPSAGLMFSLAIYTQIADPTLRDGRNIAGTGSIDREGKVGDIGGIDKKVVSAAKNGAEIFFAPNNPVTKEVKKSNPKAKTNYETALAAAKKIKTKMKIVPVKTLQDAIDYLKSTKKS; translated from the coding sequence ATGGAAAAACCAAGAAATAAATTTAAAAAATGGCCGATAATTGCAGTAGTAGGGCTGATTTTGCTTTTCTTATCTTTTGTAGTTCCCTTGCCTTATTATATTGAGGTGCCAGGTGGTGCAGCGGATGTCCGTCAGGTATTGCGCGTGGACAACAAAGAAGATAAGGAAAAAGGTTCTTATAATTTTGTAACGGTTGGGATTCAGCATGCGACCTTCGCTCATTTGGTTTATGCTTGGCTGACTCCTTTTACAGATATTTATTCGGCGAAGGATTTGACTGGCGGAACTTCTGATAAAGAATACATGCGGATCAATCAGTTTTATATGGAAACGTCGCAAAACCTAGCTAAATACCAAGGCTTGAAAAAAGCTGGCAAAGACATTACTCTGAAATATCTAGGGGTTTACGTCTTGCAAGTCACAAAGAATTCTACTTTTAAAGGTATTTTAAATATTGCAGATACCGTGACAGGTGTGAATGATAAGACTTTCAATAGTTCAAAAGAATTGATAGACTATGTCGGAGCGCAAAAGATTGGCAGCAAGGTCAAGGTGAACTATGTAGAAGACGGTCAGAAGAAATCTGCTACAGGTAAAATTATTAAACTTGAAAATGGAAAAAACGGGATTGGCATTAGCTTGATTGACCGAACAGAAGTCACAAGTAACACACCAATTGAATTTTCAACTGCCGGTATTGGTGGACCAAGTGCGGGCTTGATGTTTAGTTTGGCAATTTATACGCAAATTGCAGATCCAACATTGAGAGACGGCAGAAATATTGCTGGGACGGGCTCAATTGACCGCGAAGGAAAAGTTGGCGACATTGGTGGGATTGACAAAAAAGTTGTTTCAGCAGCTAAAAATGGCGCAGAAATTTTCTTTGCGCCAAATAATCCAGTCACCAAGGAAGTGAAAAAATCCAATCCTAAAGCGAAAACAAACTATGAGACAGCTTTGGCAGCTGCTAAAAAAATTAAAACTAAAATGAAAATTGTACCTGTCAAGACCTTGCAAGACGCAATTGATTACCTCAAGAGCACAAAAAAGTCGTAA
- a CDS encoding YutD family protein — MRKEIAPELYNYNKFPGPEFRQIGTKILTETIEFDLVENFKEGFDITAFNQRFSEILTKFDYIVGDWGNEQLRLRGFYKDDKANESEEKISRLEDYLLEYCNYGCAYFVLENLKPRRASFDKKSHHKKENETKPRRPKQARSYKEEQPKRENRQRSKRQNQKQRARKQNSTKQQQTSSQRHFVIRQK, encoded by the coding sequence ATGCGAAAAGAAATTGCACCTGAATTATACAATTACAATAAATTTCCTGGACCGGAGTTTCGGCAAATAGGAACCAAAATCCTGACTGAGACAATTGAATTTGACTTGGTAGAGAATTTCAAGGAAGGCTTTGATATAACGGCTTTTAATCAGCGCTTTTCAGAAATTTTAACAAAATTTGATTATATTGTTGGCGACTGGGGCAACGAGCAGTTGCGTTTGCGTGGATTTTATAAAGATGACAAGGCAAATGAAAGCGAGGAAAAAATCAGTCGCTTAGAAGATTATTTGTTAGAATACTGCAACTATGGCTGTGCTTATTTTGTTTTGGAAAATTTGAAACCACGTCGAGCGTCGTTTGATAAAAAATCTCATCACAAAAAGGAAAATGAAACCAAGCCACGTCGTCCTAAACAAGCTCGCTCCTATAAAGAAGAGCAACCCAAGCGAGAAAATCGCCAGCGCAGTAAGCGACAAAATCAAAAGCAAAGAGCAAGAAAGCAAAATTCAACGAAGCAACAACAAACAAGCAGCCAGCGCCACTTTGTCATTCGTCAAAAATAG
- the rsmD gene encoding 16S rRNA (guanine(966)-N(2))-methyltransferase RsmD: MFFMRVVAGKYGGRPLKTLEGKTTRPTTDKVKGAIFNMIGPYFDGGQVLDLYAGSGSLAIEAISRGMVSAVLVEKDRRAQAIISQNISMTKEKERFELLKMESNRALELVTGQFDLVLLDPPYAKEQIVSDIIKMIERELLSDDVLVVCETDKSVDLPEEIAGLGIWKQKIYGISKVTVYVR, translated from the coding sequence ATATTCTTTATGAGAGTTGTTGCAGGGAAATATGGGGGGCGTCCTCTTAAAACATTGGAAGGCAAAACAACCAGACCGACGACAGACAAGGTTAAGGGAGCTATCTTTAATATGATTGGTCCTTATTTTGATGGAGGACAGGTTCTGGACTTGTATGCTGGAAGCGGCAGTTTAGCGATTGAAGCTATTTCGCGAGGCATGGTTTCGGCTGTTTTGGTTGAAAAAGACCGCAGGGCGCAAGCGATTATCAGCCAAAATATCAGTATGACTAAGGAAAAAGAACGATTTGAACTTCTGAAAATGGAGTCCAATCGAGCACTTGAATTGGTCACAGGACAGTTTGACTTGGTTTTGTTAGATCCACCCTATGCAAAAGAACAGATTGTTTCAGATATTATAAAAATGATTGAACGAGAGCTTCTGAGCGATGATGTACTGGTTGTTTGTGAGACAGACAAGTCGGTGGATTTACCAGAAGAAATCGCAGGACTAGGTATCTGGAAGCAAAAAATATATGGAATTTCAAAGGTAACGGTTTATGTCAGATAA
- the coaD gene encoding pantetheine-phosphate adenylyltransferase, with protein sequence MSDKIGLFAGSFDPITKGHIDLIKRASKLFDCLYVGIFYNLEKKSFFSIEAKEKMIAAALVHLENVKIVTSHDELAVEVARKLGVTTFVRGLRNSQDLDYEGNLNFFNHELAPEIETIFLISKPAYQHLSSSRIRELISFEQDISKYVPESVIKELKKQYGKTKK encoded by the coding sequence ATGTCAGATAAAATTGGATTATTTGCAGGCTCTTTTGACCCGATTACAAAGGGGCATATTGACTTGATTAAGCGAGCTAGTAAGCTCTTTGATTGCCTTTATGTTGGTATCTTTTATAATCTTGAGAAAAAGAGTTTTTTTAGTATTGAAGCAAAAGAAAAAATGATAGCAGCTGCTCTAGTTCATTTGGAGAATGTAAAAATTGTTACTTCTCATGATGAATTGGCAGTGGAAGTAGCTAGAAAGCTAGGAGTGACAACTTTTGTACGGGGATTACGTAATAGTCAGGATTTGGATTATGAGGGGAATCTCAACTTTTTCAATCATGAATTAGCACCTGAGATAGAAACCATTTTTTTGATAAGCAAACCAGCTTATCAGCATCTCAGCTCATCAAGAATTCGTGAATTGATTTCCTTTGAGCAGGATATTTCAAAGTATGTGCCCGAAAGTGTCATAAAGGAGTTAAAGAAACAATATGGAAAAACCAAGAAATAA